Proteins co-encoded in one Kocuria flava genomic window:
- the rpsF gene encoding 30S ribosomal protein S6: MREYELMVIINPEVEDRAVEPTLKKFLEVVTKDNGTVDNVDIWGRRRLAYEIQKKTEGIYAVVNFTATPQTAQELDRVLGLNEAVMRTKIIRPEEQKISAE; encoded by the coding sequence ATGCGTGAATACGAACTGATGGTCATCATCAACCCCGAGGTCGAGGACCGTGCCGTGGAGCCGACCCTCAAGAAGTTCCTCGAGGTCGTCACCAAGGACAACGGCACCGTCGACAACGTCGACATCTGGGGCCGCCGTCGCCTCGCCTACGAGATCCAGAAGAAGACCGAGGGCATCTACGCCGTGGTGAACTTCACCGCGACCCCGCAGACCGCCCAGGAGCTCGACCGCGTGCTCGGCCTCAACGAGGCCGTGATGCGCACCAAGATCATCCGCCCGGAGGAGCAGAAGATCTCGGCCGAGTGA
- a CDS encoding ABC transporter permease, whose product MTEAPVLAEAGTHSGTSRRSTGSGRPLWAGVAVLAAVLVAAPVVAVLLDGVGGLGGGSLPRGIGDMVLTTVLLMLGVGTGTLLVGGGLAWLVTAYRFPLRDVLVWLLVLPLAMPAYILGFVLLSVFDVAGPVQGLLRSLFGADLWLPEVRSLPGAVLVMSLTLYPYVYLLARAALVEQSPGTYDAARTLGATRGRALVRVLLPLARPSLAAGLSLVMMETLTDFATVQYFNVTTVSVGVYLVWKGSFDFQSATQLAVLVLLFAVAVLTGERLLRGRARFHQKGARGRGLQPRRLTGARAWAATAACTAALAAGFVVPVVQLLVWAVGQAVADPASLQDPRLVSYLVNSLTVATVAAVACAALSTTVAHAVRMRGGPVVSFAAQLTTFGYAVPGAVVGIGVLLVFAHADTLLEAAGVPGGTGLLVTGSVLGILYAYVIRFLAPAYQAVDASFAKISPTITWSALSLGAPPRRVLARVHAPMVRPGGAVALVLVAIDAVKELPIVLMLRPFGFTTVSVWVYELARENFWEKAALPALVIVAAAVVPVFVLFRQARGAGTPGDEARAAAAPVPATGGEER is encoded by the coding sequence GTGACCGAGGCCCCGGTCCTCGCCGAGGCGGGCACGCACTCCGGGACCTCCCGCAGGTCCACCGGCAGCGGCCGCCCCCTGTGGGCGGGGGTCGCCGTGCTCGCGGCGGTCCTCGTGGCCGCCCCCGTCGTCGCCGTCCTGCTGGACGGCGTCGGCGGTCTCGGCGGCGGCAGCCTCCCCCGCGGGATCGGGGACATGGTCCTCACGACCGTGCTGCTGATGCTCGGCGTCGGGACCGGGACGCTGCTGGTCGGCGGCGGGCTGGCCTGGCTCGTGACCGCCTACCGCTTCCCCCTGCGGGACGTGCTCGTGTGGCTGCTGGTCCTGCCCCTGGCCATGCCGGCCTACATCCTCGGCTTCGTCCTGCTCTCGGTCTTCGACGTGGCCGGGCCCGTGCAGGGGCTCCTGCGCTCGCTGTTCGGCGCGGACCTCTGGCTGCCGGAGGTCCGGTCGCTGCCGGGGGCCGTGCTGGTGATGTCGCTGACGCTCTACCCCTACGTGTACCTGCTGGCCCGCGCCGCCCTCGTGGAGCAGTCCCCCGGCACCTACGACGCCGCGCGCACCCTCGGGGCCACCCGCGGACGGGCCCTGGTCCGCGTCCTGCTGCCGCTGGCCCGCCCCTCCCTCGCGGCGGGGCTCTCGCTCGTGATGATGGAGACCCTCACGGACTTCGCGACCGTGCAGTACTTCAACGTCACCACCGTCTCGGTCGGGGTCTACCTCGTGTGGAAGGGCAGCTTCGACTTCCAGTCCGCGACCCAGCTGGCCGTGCTCGTGCTGCTGTTCGCCGTGGCGGTGCTGACCGGGGAGCGGCTGCTGCGCGGGCGCGCCCGGTTCCACCAGAAGGGCGCCCGGGGCCGCGGCCTGCAGCCGCGGCGGCTGACCGGGGCGCGGGCCTGGGCGGCGACGGCCGCCTGCACGGCCGCCCTCGCCGCCGGCTTCGTGGTCCCCGTCGTGCAGCTGCTGGTCTGGGCGGTCGGGCAGGCGGTGGCCGACCCGGCCTCCCTGCAGGACCCGCGCCTCGTGAGCTACCTGGTCAACAGCCTGACGGTCGCCACGGTCGCCGCGGTGGCCTGCGCGGCCCTGTCCACGACCGTGGCCCACGCCGTGCGGATGCGCGGCGGGCCCGTGGTCTCCTTCGCCGCCCAGCTGACCACGTTCGGCTACGCCGTGCCGGGGGCCGTGGTCGGCATCGGCGTGCTGCTGGTCTTCGCCCACGCCGACACCCTGCTCGAGGCCGCCGGGGTCCCCGGGGGCACGGGCCTGCTGGTGACCGGGTCCGTGCTCGGGATCCTCTACGCCTACGTCATCCGCTTCCTGGCCCCCGCCTACCAGGCGGTGGACGCCAGCTTCGCCAAGATCTCCCCCACGATCACCTGGTCCGCGCTGAGCCTCGGCGCCCCGCCGCGGCGGGTGCTCGCCCGGGTGCACGCCCCCATGGTCCGCCCCGGGGGGGCCGTGGCCCTGGTGCTCGTGGCCATCGACGCCGTGAAGGAACTGCCCATCGTGCTCATGCTCCGCCCGTTCGGCTTCACGACCGTGTCCGTGTGGGTCTACGAACTGGCCCGCGAGAACTTCTGGGAGAAGGCGGCCCTGCCCGCCCTGGTGATCGTCGCCGCGGCCGTGGTGCCGGTGTTCGTGCTCTTCCGCCAGGCCCGCGGCGCCGGGACACCCGGGGACGAGGCCCGCGCCGCCGCGGCCCCGGTCCCCGCGACCGGCGGGGAGGAGCGATGA
- a CDS encoding GNAT family N-acetyltransferase, with protein MPEESPITVRNAPGRRRYELVDGGEVVGSAHYRAFGARSGPQRIVFHTEVASSHEGRGLGSRLARHAVEDIIDAGMKVVPVCPYLKKWLGRHPEYADFVAPVRPEHLEAVPEQARAAARDAQEGAGEDSGAGRPAE; from the coding sequence ATGCCCGAGGAGTCACCGATCACCGTCCGCAACGCCCCCGGCCGGCGGCGCTACGAGCTCGTGGACGGCGGCGAGGTCGTCGGATCGGCCCACTACCGGGCCTTCGGCGCCCGGTCCGGGCCGCAGCGGATCGTCTTCCACACCGAGGTGGCCTCCTCCCACGAGGGCCGGGGCCTGGGCAGCCGGCTGGCCCGGCACGCGGTGGAGGACATCATCGACGCCGGGATGAAGGTCGTGCCCGTGTGCCCGTACCTGAAGAAGTGGCTGGGCCGGCACCCCGAGTACGCCGACTTCGTGGCGCCCGTGCGCCCCGAGCACCTCGAGGCCGTGCCGGAGCAGGCCCGGGCGGCCGCCCGGGACGCCCAGGAGGGCGCCGGGGAGGATTCCGGCGCAGGGCGCCCGGCGGAATAG
- a CDS encoding single-stranded DNA-binding protein, whose product MAGDTVITVIGNLTADPELRFTPSGAAVANFTVASTPRTFDRQSNEWKDGETLFLRCSVWREAAENVAESLQKGMRVIVQGRLKSRSYDTKEGERRTVTELDVDEVGPSLRYASAKVTRNARGGGQGGGFGGGGGGQQSGGFGGGGGGFGGGQQSGGGGFGGDSGSGFGGQQSGGGFGGGRGGGRPAQQPAPQGDPWSQSSGGNYDWGTGQDDEPPF is encoded by the coding sequence ATGGCTGGTGACACCGTCATCACAGTGATCGGCAACCTGACCGCCGACCCCGAGCTGCGCTTCACCCCGTCGGGTGCGGCCGTGGCCAACTTCACCGTTGCGTCCACGCCCCGCACCTTCGACCGCCAGTCCAACGAGTGGAAGGACGGGGAGACCCTGTTCCTGCGCTGCTCGGTGTGGCGCGAGGCGGCCGAGAACGTGGCGGAGTCCCTGCAGAAGGGCATGCGCGTGATCGTGCAGGGTCGGCTGAAGTCGCGCTCGTACGACACCAAGGAAGGCGAGCGGCGCACCGTCACGGAGCTCGACGTCGACGAGGTCGGTCCCTCGCTGCGCTACGCCTCCGCCAAGGTCACCCGCAACGCCCGCGGAGGCGGGCAGGGCGGCGGCTTCGGCGGCGGCGGTGGCGGCCAGCAGTCCGGCGGCTTCGGTGGCGGTGGCGGCGGCTTCGGCGGCGGCCAGCAGTCCGGCGGCGGCGGGTTCGGGGGCGACTCCGGGTCCGGCTTCGGCGGGCAGCAGTCCGGCGGCGGCTTCGGCGGCGGCCGCGGTGGCGGCCGGCCCGCCCAGCAGCCCGCGCCCCAGGGCGACCCCTGGAGCCAGTCCTCCG
- a CDS encoding TM2 domain-containing protein: MAPEPEYYRPVPLDNDPSRAGWSGNRPGASGRPAGSPFGGASSGGPAFGGAASGGPAFGGAPSGGAPFGGAPFGAPQRPVVTVVGGKSLLLAYVLWFLLGWLGVHKFYLRQPVWGLIYLGLGGLGWSLAGVGIGFLFLIPWALLMFLDIFTMPFRTAFVNASIARGAWVR, from the coding sequence GTGGCCCCCGAGCCCGAGTACTACCGTCCCGTCCCCCTCGACAACGACCCCTCCCGCGCCGGCTGGTCCGGGAACCGTCCCGGGGCGTCCGGCCGCCCGGCCGGGAGCCCCTTCGGCGGCGCGTCCTCCGGCGGCCCGGCCTTCGGTGGTGCGGCCTCCGGCGGCCCCGCCTTCGGTGGTGCGCCCTCCGGCGGTGCTCCCTTCGGCGGCGCTCCCTTCGGCGCCCCGCAGCGGCCGGTCGTCACGGTGGTCGGCGGGAAGTCGCTGCTGCTCGCCTACGTCCTGTGGTTCCTGCTGGGCTGGCTGGGCGTGCACAAGTTCTACCTGCGCCAGCCGGTCTGGGGGCTGATCTACCTCGGCCTCGGCGGGCTGGGCTGGAGCCTGGCCGGGGTCGGCATCGGCTTCCTGTTCCTGATCCCCTGGGCGCTGCTGATGTTCCTGGACATCTTCACGATGCCCTTCCGCACCGCCTTCGTGAACGCCTCGATCGCCCGCGGCGCCTGGGTGCGGTGA
- a CDS encoding ABC transporter ATP-binding protein, with protein MSAPGAAGHDGGTAPALVLEGVTKRYGDSSGARSLDLTVAQGELVTLIGPSGCGKSTTLRLIAGLERPDEGTVRIAGEVVADGRRFQEPEHRRVGLVFQDHALFPHLTVARNVAFGLDRMPRAERAARVEEVLGLVRLGHLAGRYPHELSGGEQQRVALARALAPRPAVVLLDEPFSSLDESLRGQVRRDTIATLQETGTTAVLVTHDQTEALSVGHRVVVMHDGLIEQADTPERVFEHPATRFVASFMGDADFLPANVDRALLTCEIGIVSTVPGWADSDVDVDVVLRPHEVAIRPDPASSAHVYAVEYHGAFVLHHVRLASGRTLRSWQPHTVRHPVGTPVAVTVAAGTVPTLLVDDRAVTSPPGRDPEDAPAEPARTSR; from the coding sequence ATGAGCGCGCCCGGGGCCGCCGGCCACGACGGGGGGACGGCCCCCGCCCTCGTCCTGGAGGGGGTCACCAAGCGCTACGGGGACTCCTCCGGGGCACGCTCCCTCGACCTGACGGTCGCCCAGGGGGAGCTCGTGACCCTGATCGGCCCCTCCGGGTGCGGCAAGTCGACGACCCTGCGGCTGATCGCCGGTCTCGAGCGCCCCGACGAGGGCACCGTGCGCATCGCCGGGGAGGTCGTCGCGGACGGCCGTCGCTTCCAGGAGCCCGAGCACCGCCGGGTGGGCCTGGTCTTCCAGGACCACGCCCTCTTCCCGCACCTGACCGTGGCGCGCAACGTGGCCTTCGGTCTCGACCGGATGCCACGCGCCGAGCGGGCGGCACGGGTGGAGGAGGTCCTCGGCCTCGTGCGCCTGGGCCACCTCGCCGGCCGCTACCCGCACGAGCTCTCCGGCGGCGAGCAGCAGCGCGTGGCCCTCGCCCGGGCCCTGGCCCCGCGCCCCGCCGTCGTGCTGCTCGACGAGCCGTTCTCCAGCCTCGACGAGTCCCTGCGCGGGCAGGTCCGCCGGGACACGATCGCCACGCTGCAGGAGACCGGGACCACGGCCGTGCTCGTGACCCACGACCAGACCGAGGCCCTGTCCGTGGGCCACCGGGTGGTCGTGATGCACGACGGGCTGATCGAGCAGGCCGACACCCCCGAGCGGGTCTTCGAGCACCCGGCCACGCGCTTCGTCGCCTCCTTCATGGGCGACGCCGACTTCCTGCCGGCCAACGTGGACCGGGCGCTGCTGACCTGCGAGATCGGGATCGTCTCCACGGTTCCCGGCTGGGCCGACAGCGACGTCGACGTCGACGTCGTCCTGCGGCCCCACGAGGTCGCGATCCGCCCCGACCCGGCCTCCTCCGCCCACGTCTACGCCGTCGAGTACCACGGCGCGTTCGTCCTCCACCACGTGCGCCTCGCCTCCGGGCGGACCCTGCGCTCGTGGCAGCCGCACACCGTGCGCCACCCCGTGGGGACCCCCGTGGCCGTGACCGTGGCCGCGGGCACCGTCCCCACCCTGCTCGTCGACGACCGCGCGGTCACCTCCCCGCCCGGCCGGGACCCCGAGGACGCGCCGGCGGAGCCCGCTCGCACGTCCCGCTAA
- a CDS encoding extracellular solute-binding protein, with protein sequence MRRRSLLATTGLLAAATTVLTGCGVLGVGEEPADLQIYSARHYDLEGAFGQFTEETGTTVEFITGDDAELLERLRAEGEDSPADVFMTVDAGNLWNAARQDELAAVESAALEEAVPEDLRDPQGRWYGLAMRARTITYNPDNVDPAEFDAQETYAGLADPKWKGRLCMRDATSAYTQSLVASLIDLHGREEALRIVEGWVANDVEIMSNDMQLLDAIDAGTCDVGINNHYYLARKLEENPDLKVDLFWASQDGAGTHVNISGAGVVEGSDNAEQAQQLIEWLATDGQNAFVDANHEFPVNPAVEPEPVIAEFGEFKRMPLNAEAYGDLNAEAVDLLAEAGYR encoded by the coding sequence ATGCGCCGCCGATCCCTTCTCGCCACGACCGGTCTGCTCGCCGCGGCGACCACGGTGCTCACCGGCTGCGGCGTCCTGGGCGTGGGCGAGGAGCCCGCCGACCTGCAGATCTACTCCGCCCGCCACTACGACCTCGAGGGCGCCTTCGGGCAGTTCACCGAGGAGACCGGCACCACCGTGGAGTTCATCACCGGCGACGACGCCGAGCTGCTCGAGCGGCTGCGGGCCGAGGGCGAGGACTCCCCCGCGGACGTGTTCATGACCGTGGACGCGGGCAACCTGTGGAACGCCGCGCGCCAGGACGAGCTGGCCGCCGTGGAGTCCGCGGCGCTCGAGGAGGCCGTGCCCGAGGACCTGCGCGACCCGCAGGGCCGGTGGTACGGGCTGGCCATGCGGGCCCGCACGATCACCTACAACCCGGACAACGTCGACCCCGCGGAGTTCGACGCGCAGGAGACCTACGCCGGCCTCGCCGACCCGAAGTGGAAGGGCCGGCTGTGCATGCGCGACGCGACCTCCGCCTACACCCAGTCCCTCGTGGCGAGCCTGATCGACCTGCACGGCCGCGAGGAGGCCCTGCGCATCGTGGAGGGCTGGGTCGCCAACGACGTCGAGATCATGAGCAACGACATGCAGCTGCTCGACGCGATCGACGCCGGCACCTGCGACGTGGGGATCAACAACCACTACTACCTCGCCCGCAAGCTCGAGGAGAACCCCGACCTGAAGGTCGACCTGTTCTGGGCCAGCCAGGACGGCGCCGGCACCCACGTGAACATCTCCGGGGCCGGGGTCGTGGAGGGCTCCGACAACGCCGAGCAGGCCCAGCAGCTGATCGAGTGGCTGGCCACCGACGGGCAGAACGCCTTCGTCGACGCCAACCACGAGTTCCCCGTCAACCCGGCCGTGGAGCCCGAGCCCGTGATCGCGGAGTTCGGGGAGTTCAAGCGGATGCCGCTCAACGCCGAGGCCTACGGCGACCTCAACGCCGAGGCCGTGGACCTGCTGGCGGAGGCCGGCTACCGGTGA